The DNA window TGAAAGTAAGCAGCTAAAATTAGTAAAAAACCACTAATAATACCACTAAAAAGCGAAACTTGACTATTAGCCTTAATGTAGCCGATGATGCCACCAATAATCGCTAAAATGCCATAAGTAAGTGCAGCAATTATACTTGAATTCATTGTTAAAACCTCTGGAGATTCTGATTTTGCTGCCAGAGTCGGCAGACATTCGACCATAGCCCTTTAGCTCAACTACCCAGTTAATTGATGGATAATCCAGCAATGCCAAAAGCCAGTAGTTCATCCTATAGCCATAGCCAGGTACAATTCCTCCAATGTCAAGCAGCATCACTTTTACTCTACCAATCTGTCATGCAAAGCGAAGCGGGGATCGCATTCCTTGACCTGTTGCAAGCTATACGCTACACTGATGCCGATGCACGGAGTTGTCTTAAAGCCTATGGTAGTTATTTTTATGCCTTAACTGCTAGATATCAAAATTGGGAGGACTACCTCATTACTCAAATTCTGATCTCTGATAATCCTTTTAGTAGGCTAGCTCAACAGCAAGATTTTGAGGATTTACCCCGTGCTTTAATAGCCGCAGTTGAGCATGATTTACAGGCGTTGCAAAATCTTTATGAATGTAGCAGTGCTTCTTTGAGCGAGTGGGTACAAACTGTCGCCCATTTACCCATTTCACCTGTTGTCTGGTACAAAAAACCAAATATCAGCATAGAGACAAAGTTAATCGTGTTCCTACAAAAGTTAGATAATTGGGGTGATGCTGTAGAAGAGTTAGCAGCTTATTATCGTCAGTTCGGCACGGGCTTATTTGCAGAATATCACGCTTTGCGCTGGCAAGAAAGTAAGTTTGTGGGCATTAGGCATTCTGATCCCATCCAGCTGAATACTCTGGTGGGTTACGAGTCTCAGCAAGAAACTTTAATCAAAAATACAGAATTTTTATTATCAGGAGAGGTAGCACTGCACATACTACTTTACGGTAGTCGGGGGTCGGGAAAATCTTCCTTGGTAAAAGCTTTGTTAAATGAGTATGGACAGCAGAATCTCCGCTTGCTGGAAGTCGCTAAATCTGACTTGCAGGATTTACCAAAAATTGTCGAACAGTTGCGGGGAGTACCACAGAAATTTATTATCTTTGTCGATGACCTTTCCTTTGAAGAAGATGATGATGCTTTTAAAGCACTGAAGGTAGTTTTAGAAGGAAATTTAACTGCACGTCCCCAAAATGTAGTTGTCTATGCTACCTCCAATCGCCGCCACTTGATTCGGGAGTATTTCGTAGATCGACCAACGCCCAAGGATAACAACGAAATCCATGCCTGGGATACAATGCAGGAAAAGCTATCATTTAGCGATCGCTTTGGTCTCACTCTCACCTTTGAACCAGCCGATCAGAAAACTTATGTAAAAATTGTCCACCATCTAGCAGCCCAAGCCAAAATTAATATTACTCCAGAAGATTTAGAATATCAAGCATTACAATGGGCAACTCGCCACAATGGTCGTTCTGGACGTACAGCCAGGCAGTTTATTGATTTTTTAAAAGCAGATTTAGCACTATCTCATTCCCATACACATCCATCTCATCCCTCAGAGAATAAAACATCAAAAAAACAACAACTTAAAATCGATGATCAACCTGTCCTCTAGGC is part of the Nodularia sp. LEGE 06071 genome and encodes:
- a CDS encoding ATP-binding protein, coding for MDNPAMPKASSSSYSHSQVQFLQCQAASLLLYQSVMQSEAGIAFLDLLQAIRYTDADARSCLKAYGSYFYALTARYQNWEDYLITQILISDNPFSRLAQQQDFEDLPRALIAAVEHDLQALQNLYECSSASLSEWVQTVAHLPISPVVWYKKPNISIETKLIVFLQKLDNWGDAVEELAAYYRQFGTGLFAEYHALRWQESKFVGIRHSDPIQLNTLVGYESQQETLIKNTEFLLSGEVALHILLYGSRGSGKSSLVKALLNEYGQQNLRLLEVAKSDLQDLPKIVEQLRGVPQKFIIFVDDLSFEEDDDAFKALKVVLEGNLTARPQNVVVYATSNRRHLIREYFVDRPTPKDNNEIHAWDTMQEKLSFSDRFGLTLTFEPADQKTYVKIVHHLAAQAKINITPEDLEYQALQWATRHNGRSGRTARQFIDFLKADLALSHSHTHPSHPSENKTSKKQQLKIDDQPVL